TAGTTACATCAATATTCTTCAGGTTGTGCTTGCGGGCGCCGTGGACTTCAATATCCAGGGACGGGCCGTCCTTTCCGGAAGCCTTCGCCACAATATCGTAACGAGCCTTGTTTTCGGCAAGGTTGTTCATCAACTGAGTGATGGGCTTGTAACCATTATTGGCTCTAGCAAGTACAGGAGCCAGGTAGCGGCCCGTTTCGGACTTCTTGCATTTTGCAATCTGTTCGGGAGTTCCCGTAGCCACAATCTTACCGCCGTGTACGCCTGCATCAGGCCCCAGGTCAATAATCCAGTCGGCACACTTGATCACATCCAGATTGTGTTCAATAATCACAATGCTGTTGCCAAGGCTACGCAAACGATTCAAGCAATCCATCAGTTTGCGGATATCTTCAAAATGCAGACCGGTGGTAGGTTCGTCCAGCAAGTACAAAGTCTTGCCTGTACCCGGGCGACGCAATTCAGAAGCGATCTTGATACGCTGGGCTTCGCCACCGCTCAAGGTGGTAGAAGGCTGGCCCAAAGTCAAGTAGCCAAGGCCTACTTCGCAAAGCAAGTTCAACGGTTGGGCAATGCGGGGCTGATCCTTGAAGAACTCAGCGGCATCGCTAATGCTCATGTCCAGAATTTCGGAAACATTCTTTCCCTTGAAATAAACTTCGCGAGTCGCATCGTTAAATCGCTTGCCGTTACAGACTTCACAGGTCACCTGTACACTTGGCAAAATGTGCATGTCAATTTCTTTTACACCGGCACCTTCACAGGCATCGCAACGACCGCCCTTTACGTTGAAGCTGAAACGACTCTTGGTGTAGCCACGAATCTTACTTTCTTCCATGCCGGCAAACAAGTCGCGGATATCGTCCCAAATCTTGGTGTAGGTGGCAGGATTACTGCGAGGAGTGCGGCCAATAGGCGTCTGGTCAATTTCAATGACCTTGTCAATATTTTCAAGACCTTCCAGATGATCAAACTTGCCCACCGGCTCTTCGGAATTGAAGAACACACGAGCCAATTCGCGGCGCAAAATCTGGTTCACCAGCGTACTCTTGCCGGAGCCTGAAACCCCTGTCACCACAGTCAACGCGCCATCCAGGGGAATTTCCACATCAATGTTCTTCAGGTTGTTTTCGGCAGCACCGCAAACCTTTAACTTCGGAGTATCCTTGTCAATCTTCTTGCGCAGCTTGGGAACTTCAATGGCCTTACGTCCACTGAGGTAGGCGCCAGTCAAAGAATCCTTATTTTTCTCAAGCTGGTCAACAGTTCCTGCAGCAATAATGCCACCGCCTTCAACGCCTGCACCAGGACCCACATCAATGACATAATCCGCATGACGCATGGTGTCCTCGTCGTGTTCCACCACAATGAGGCTGTTGCCTTGGGCTCGCAGGTGATCCAGCATTCCCAGCAACTTATCGTTATCGCGGGGATGCAAACCGATGCTAGGTTCGTCCATCACGTAGAGCACACCCTGAAGACCTGCACCCACCGCACTAGCCAAGCGAATACGCTGGGCTTCGCCACCGCTCAAGGTAGACGCCTTGCGGGAAATATTCAGGTAGCCAAGCCCTACCGCATCCAAGAAATTCAAGCGTCCGCGGATTTCCTTCAGGATTTCGCGACCAATGCGCTGTTCCTTTTCAGACAGTTTCAGGCTATTGAAAAATTCCACAGACTTTTCTACGGACCATTCCGTCATCTCCGTCAGATTATGGCCATGGAAATCCACTGCGTTTGCAGTACGGTTAATGCGGGAGCCCTTACATTCCGGGCAGACGCCAATCTGCATGAACTTTCGGAAGTGGAAAATGTGCCACATGTCCCAAAGTTCCTGGATAACATCGATGACACCCCGTTCGCTTCCGCTGGGTGTACCATACAGAATCGCATGCTGCTGGGCGGGCTTCAACTTGTTCCAAGGCGTATCGAAGGTAAACTTCATTTCGTTAGCGATGGTGCGCAAGTTTCGCCAGCCGTAATCGCTGAACAGCAAAGTTCCTGTATCCTTTTTCTGGACAGCCAAGGCGCCCTGCTTCAAACTCAATGTCTTATCAGGAATAATCAGGTCCAGGTCGAATTCGCAGGACTCGCCCATACCCTTACAAACGGGGCAGCGGCCCTTGGGATCGTTAAAGCTAAAGAAACGCGGTTCCAATTCCGGAATAGAAACGCCGCACTTGGGGCAAGCCAACAACGTACCCTGCAGGCGGTATTCCCCATCGCCAAACAAGAAGCTGACCAACTTTCCGTCCGTCAACTTGAGAGCCCCTTCTAGGGCTTCACGCAAACGGCTCATGTTCTTACGTTCCAAAGTCAAGCGGTCAATGACAGCTTCGATGGTGTGCTTCTCGTAACGCACCAACTGAGGTACATCATCAATACGATAAATCTCCCCATCCACACGAACACGGACAAAACCATTTTCCTTCAGGTCCGCCAGTTCCTTACGATATTCACCCTTACGTTCCTGAACGATGGGGGCCATCACCGTCACCTGACGGGGCACACCATTGATTTCGCCGTCACCGGCATAAAGACCATCCACAATCTGGTCCACGGTCTGGGCCTGAATCACGCGGCCACATTCCGGGCAGTGGGGCACACCCAAACGGGCGAACAGCAAACGATAATGGTCCAAGATTTCTACCACCGTACCCACCGTACTACGGGGATTGCGATTCACCGTCTTTTGGTCGATGGAAATGGTGGGAGAAATACCGCGAACGCTTTCCACCTCGGGATGCTTCATGCGGCCAATGAACTGGCGGGCATAGGCAGAAAGAGATTCCACAAAGCGGCGCTGCCCTTCCTGGAAAACAGTATCGAAGGCAAGGCTACTCTTACCGGAGCCAGACACGCCAGTGACCACCACAATGGAGTCGCGGGGAATATTCAAGCTGACATGGCGTAAGTTATGCTCGTGGGCATCGCGGATATCAATGGACTTTGTCATATAAAAACTTCAAAATTTGCGCAGTTATCCCTGCGCGTTATACCACACAAAATATAGTGAACATTTGAATACTTTTCAACAACTTTTCCCAGAGGCGCCACCATTTGCTTGCCAAAAAAATTCCCAAAATCTATATTCGGCGCACCTACGGGGGTATAGCTCAGTTGGTAGAGCGACAGGTTCGCAATCTGTAAGTCAGGAGTTCGACTCTCCCTACCTCCATAAAATTTAAGGACGACCATCCGGCCGTCCTCTTTTAAATTTGAACCCTTAAATTTCCCACTTGACTCCGACCTTAAGTTCCGTCAGCAAGTTTCCCTTGGAGAAAATCTTCTTGTAATAGTCAGACAAACTATAACCTTTATAGATTTGCTCCAAGCCAAGGTATACCGTACCAAAGCTGTTCGGTTTCCAATAAGCCATCAAGCCCCAGTTCCCTACGAGTTTCTGGATTTTCTCGTATTCCGGATCAGGGCCGTCAATCACAAAACCGTAGAACAAATTCAGCTTTCCTTCCACAGAAATATTGTTCCTAAATTTGTACGAAATCTTTGAACGAAGGGTTGGACCAATCCACTTTCCATAGTAACGAGAAACAGGCACTACAATGGAATCCATAAGTTCATCAATACGATCCTCCCAGTACAGGGAATCAATTGCATTTTCATCCATAATGGGACATTGATCGCCATACTTTTCCATGCAGTAGGCTACAGTCAACGGCATACCAACTTCTCCCCAGCCATTGTTCACCTTAACAGTGCATTCCTCTCGAGTATCACTGGTAGAGCAAATTTTCTTCGCCTCTTCCTTTAATTTTCTTTCATAGTCCGCAAGGAACTTCTTGTAGTCAGAGACATAGTCCGCCTCGAAGCGCAGCCCCAGGTAAGCCGATCCATTCAAACCATAAGTGGACGTTCTGTTCCAGGAAGCAAACAGCGCATAAGACCTCGGCCCTTCCGTATCCACGTAGGCCCAGGCCGCCGCGCCAAGACGATCCTTCCCCTTTCTATAGAATTCCTTTTGCAACCAGCCGTAGAATGTTGCAGAAACATCTTCGCCTTCAGCAAAATTCAAATCAATTCCCGCATTCAGCAACACGGTCTGACCAACCAAGGAGTATTCCGCACCTAAAGCCAAAGTCCAATCATTGGTATCCAAAGCCGGCATATTATCATTCATCAAGAACCAGTCACCGGTAAGCCCCAAACCGAGAGAATGAATCCAGGAACCTGAGGAATAATCCATAAAAGGCGTAAGCGACAAGTACATATCGCCGCCATATTCACCCTTATTTTTTGCTGAACCGAACTCATCATAACGCAAGCCATAAAAACCTGCGTCACCTAAAATGCGAAAAGACAGCGCACCCGATGCACTATCGTCCTTTACACCCAGAGCATCATAATAACTCTTTAAAATTTCCTGAAGTTCCGCGGTATAAGGACCAGGCAAAGCCACAGCATCTTCAAAAGCCTTAACAGCGGAAGACACATCCCCCGCCTCTTCGGCCTTCATTGCACGAAAATAAGCCTCTTCCTGAGTTTCAGCCCAGAGAAGAGTAGAAAGCAATAGAAGAACTACTGCTATCCGATGCATTTAGTGGTGATTTCGATCCCCTTCATTAGGGCGGGGATTCTGGAAATCTCGCGGACCCATGGGCATCATCGGCATCATCGGCATCATCGGATGTGCACCCGGTCTGTCGTAGTTCTTCTGATGTTCGCGAGAATTATTGGGCATTTCCCCTTCGAAGCGAGGACGAGTTTCCTTCTTCTTGGAAACTTCCTTACGAATAGAATTCTTTTCAGCAGCGGAGCTAGCGCGCAAATCCGAGAGGATCTGCTCACGAGCTTGACGACGTTCAGCACGGAGTCTCTGCCAATCTTCGCTTTCCTTTGCACCGAGAGCGGGAGCATCCTTGGATACAGCGACTCTTTCAGCAGGGGTCGGGATAGAGGATTCGGGACGATCCAAAGGCTGGGCGACAACCGCAGTTGCCGTCATCATCAAGAAAATCGATATGAAACCCAATTTTTTCATTTTCGTCTTCATGCCTTAACTTTCGCAAATTCCGTGCCAACTATCCGTTTAGGCTATAATTTAGACAAATTCATCTAATTTCGGTTGATTTTTATACTTAATATAAAAAAACAACTATTCATCCAAATTGATTTTTTCGGGAATTCCGGCCCCAGCGGGACAAATCACCCCGAAAAATCGCCTAAACGAAACAATCTCCTAATTTTTAAAATCTTCCTTCTTCATATCAAGTCGCTCCATGATTTCACGGAGGACCTTTCTATCAATGCCCAAAATCGTTGCCGCCAAGGTCAAATTTGCATTACTGTCCTTCAGGGCTCGAGCAATAACATCTCGTTCAACCGCTTCACGGGCTTCCTTCAAAGTGCGGGGCGACTCCTTGGCTTGCGCCTGGACATCACCTAGGCCAAGATCCTCAGGCTGAATCACGCCATGGACCGCCATGACCAAAGCCTTCTGAATTCTATTTTCAAGTTCACGAACATTGCCCGGCCAATGATAACCAAGCATAGCTTTCTCAGTGTTACGGCTCAGGTGGCACTTGCCACGGCCATATTCCGCACCATACCTTGTAAGAAATTCTTCCGCCAAAAGCACTACATCCTGGCCTCGTTCTCGGAGAGGCGGCAACACCATCGGCATCACTTGCAGTCTAAAGTACAAGTCCTCTCTAAAACGCTTTTCCCTTACAGCTTCTTCAAGATCCACATGGGTTGCGGAAATCACACGGACATTCACCGGGATTTCGCGATTATCGCCCACACGGGTAATGTGCTTTTCCTGCAACACGCGTAAAAGCTTCACCTGCATGTTCATGGGAAGTTCACCAATTTCATCCAGGAAAATGGTGCCACCGTCAGCCTCTTCGAAGAAGCCCTTACGGTTGTCGATAGCGCCAGTAAAGGAGCCCTTGGCATGACCGAACAAAAGGGATTCCATCAGGTTTTCCGGAATGGCACCGCAGTTCACCGCGATAAAGGGCTTGTCGGCGCGGGGGCTGTGCTTGTGGATGTACTTGGCAAAGA
The Fibrobacter sp. genome window above contains:
- a CDS encoding sigma-54-dependent Fis family transcriptional regulator, whose protein sequence is MKTESMLATEKMLDVVKTLLDEDQPETLFPKILEVARSVLRADAAVLDIAGEKPLHLSNPEEVSISISAVRQAKSENKAVVWNQLDDDSADLSKSIVQNQLTSIMVSPFRTPDSEAGYLYLQRAAREEPFTDEDVQLFDSFVAVCEKFAFAVYDRLRDKESLDVLKNVVRKDGIVYSSAVMAELVVLADKLAPLPMPVIIRGETGTGKEVFAKYIHKHSPRADKPFIAVNCGAIPENLMESLLFGHAKGSFTGAIDNRKGFFEEADGGTIFLDEIGELPMNMQVKLLRVLQEKHITRVGDNREIPVNVRVISATHVDLEEAVREKRFREDLYFRLQVMPMVLPPLRERGQDVVLLAEEFLTRYGAEYGRGKCHLSRNTEKAMLGYHWPGNVRELENRIQKALVMAVHGVIQPEDLGLGDVQAQAKESPRTLKEAREAVERDVIARALKDSNANLTLAATILGIDRKVLREIMERLDMKKEDFKN
- the uvrA gene encoding excinuclease ABC subunit UvrA, whose protein sequence is MTKSIDIRDAHEHNLRHVSLNIPRDSIVVVTGVSGSGKSSLAFDTVFQEGQRRFVESLSAYARQFIGRMKHPEVESVRGISPTISIDQKTVNRNPRSTVGTVVEILDHYRLLFARLGVPHCPECGRVIQAQTVDQIVDGLYAGDGEINGVPRQVTVMAPIVQERKGEYRKELADLKENGFVRVRVDGEIYRIDDVPQLVRYEKHTIEAVIDRLTLERKNMSRLREALEGALKLTDGKLVSFLFGDGEYRLQGTLLACPKCGVSIPELEPRFFSFNDPKGRCPVCKGMGESCEFDLDLIIPDKTLSLKQGALAVQKKDTGTLLFSDYGWRNLRTIANEMKFTFDTPWNKLKPAQQHAILYGTPSGSERGVIDVIQELWDMWHIFHFRKFMQIGVCPECKGSRINRTANAVDFHGHNLTEMTEWSVEKSVEFFNSLKLSEKEQRIGREILKEIRGRLNFLDAVGLGYLNISRKASTLSGGEAQRIRLASAVGAGLQGVLYVMDEPSIGLHPRDNDKLLGMLDHLRAQGNSLIVVEHDEDTMRHADYVIDVGPGAGVEGGGIIAAGTVDQLEKNKDSLTGAYLSGRKAIEVPKLRKKIDKDTPKLKVCGAAENNLKNIDVEIPLDGALTVVTGVSGSGKSTLVNQILRRELARVFFNSEEPVGKFDHLEGLENIDKVIEIDQTPIGRTPRSNPATYTKIWDDIRDLFAGMEESKIRGYTKSRFSFNVKGGRCDACEGAGVKEIDMHILPSVQVTCEVCNGKRFNDATREVYFKGKNVSEILDMSISDAAEFFKDQPRIAQPLNLLCEVGLGYLTLGQPSTTLSGGEAQRIKIASELRRPGTGKTLYLLDEPTTGLHFEDIRKLMDCLNRLRSLGNSIVIIEHNLDVIKCADWIIDLGPDAGVHGGKIVATGTPEQIAKCKKSETGRYLAPVLARANNGYKPITQLMNNLAENKARYDIVAKASGKDGPSLDIEVHGARKHNLKNIDVTIPRHKLTVVTGVSGSGKSSLAFHTLFSEGQRRFVETLSTYARRFLGRPDRGSIDSITGLAPAIAIDQKSASKSPRSTVATLTEIYDYFRIFWSRVGTPHCLHCGKPVDSYAAGDLMQLAFDRDLNKMVTVLAPFEVKDILKLSKILTEKGYRKVYMGDKLVELPLPKVPTREKQILAVVDQVIVKEENRARLVEAFERAYRDGNGILYLESEGHERLSASEKPGCPECGWYMDSALNPKHFSFNTHWGACETCLGMGVLKDSKREAGKVCPACNGERLKPEYLAVRIGGGKDHGGLDAGMNIMDVHHMSIDNARDWFANVSFDGEKNGAGKAKIAEPLLREIIGRLDFLKSVGLGYIGLDRSGDTLSGGESQRIRLASQIGSGLEGVLYVLDEPTVGLHESDTAKLLDTLYRLRDLGNTLVVVEHDMKMMEAADHIIDMGPAAGEFGGEVVAEGAPAALAKPYALQQFPRSETVKFLTHSNPIANQIEAKPVTEDSEFYEFKNLSHNNLKNISVKFPKGAVSVVCGVSGSGKSSMVMDEIYPALKRKFQARGKKKESGEVLLVDQSPISGTPRSTPASFTGVFDDIRKLFSKLEQSKIKGFDYGRFSYNLARGRCAACEGRGAVSVEMHFLSDVWEVCDACGGKRYNQETLTVTFKGKNIADVLDMRVSEACEFFKDQPKILPKLEALRDVGLPYVRLGQPVTTLSGGENQRLKLAAELSRKNAKETVYLLDEPTTGLHLKDIQILWNLLRRLSARGDTVIVIEHHPDIIRLADWKVELGPVGGGNGGHLLQMGSNV